A genomic region of uncultured Roseibium sp. contains the following coding sequences:
- a CDS encoding cytochrome c — protein sequence MAGSRLFLTSVLIILAGHGAQASDGAYPSDPISLATGEELAQIHCATCHAVGKEDVSAQPGAPAFRDLSKLYPLESLEEPLAEGIVTGHENMPEVAFEADDIDAFLGYLTLIQSR from the coding sequence GTGGCAGGCAGCAGGCTGTTTCTCACAAGCGTCTTGATCATTCTGGCAGGACATGGCGCGCAGGCATCCGATGGGGCGTATCCGTCCGATCCGATCAGCCTTGCGACGGGAGAAGAACTTGCGCAGATCCATTGCGCCACCTGTCATGCCGTCGGCAAGGAGGATGTCAGCGCGCAGCCGGGGGCTCCGGCATTCCGGGATCTGTCGAAACTCTATCCGTTGGAAAGCCTGGAAGAGCCGCTTGCGGAAGGCATCGTGACCGGCCATGAAAACATGCCGGAAGTGGCCTTTGAAGCGGACGACATCGACGCCTTTCTCGGGTATCTGACCCTGATTCAGAGCCGGTAA
- a CDS encoding DUF2007 domain-containing protein: MEELVRTNDPVLISFLESILGEAGIKHFVADGNMSIMEGSLAMIPRRILVDSDQIHKARSLVRDAGLEHELRPVKDQN, encoded by the coding sequence ATGGAAGAACTTGTCAGAACGAATGATCCGGTCCTCATTTCATTCCTGGAATCGATCCTCGGGGAAGCCGGAATCAAGCATTTTGTCGCAGATGGCAATATGAGCATCATGGAAGGATCACTGGCTATGATCCCGCGGCGCATCCTGGTTGACAGCGACCAGATCCACAAGGCGCGCAGCCTTGTCCGAGATGCGGGCCTCGAACACGAATTGCGGCCTGTCAAAGATCAGAATTGA
- a CDS encoding Usg family protein — protein MKTSSDFEKRFLGYGLLTAEILYRLPDHPKFLQSFLWQTEDLAPQFPELTKFLDFWEREIEGRIHSVRVAHQNLMDPVDFRFADGEILMH, from the coding sequence ATGAAAACCAGCTCAGACTTTGAAAAGCGCTTCCTGGGATATGGCCTTTTGACGGCCGAAATCCTTTACCGGCTTCCCGATCATCCGAAATTCCTGCAAAGCTTTCTGTGGCAGACGGAAGACCTGGCGCCGCAATTTCCCGAACTGACAAAATTTCTGGACTTCTGGGAACGGGAGATCGAAGGGCGGATCCATTCCGTTCGCGTTGCCCATCAGAACCTCATGGATCCCGTCGATTTCCGCTTTGCAGATGGCGAAATCCTGATGCATTGA
- a CDS encoding methyltransferase, translated as MVASEDAGAQAVTRDAFLGGRVHVYQPRRGRHRAGLDAVYLAAALPETLEGHVVDLGAGVGTAGFCAAARLPGITVTLVEIDDTVLALAERALSDPDNARFSDRVRLLSADITAKGSVRHASGLVPAMADHAIMNPPYYEAEKFRASPNAARADAHMLDERGLEPWAKTAADIVRDGGSLTVIFRADGLQELLTVLKGRFGATDVIPLRPRPDAPATRVLVRSVRASRAPLRLLPGFVLHEGSGSDFTSQSRAVMRDGLGLGLTAR; from the coding sequence ATGGTTGCTTCAGAAGATGCAGGTGCCCAAGCCGTAACACGCGATGCCTTCCTGGGTGGCCGGGTGCATGTCTATCAACCCAGACGAGGCCGCCATCGCGCAGGCCTGGACGCGGTCTATCTCGCCGCTGCGCTGCCCGAAACGCTTGAAGGGCACGTGGTGGATCTGGGAGCCGGCGTCGGCACGGCGGGTTTCTGTGCCGCCGCACGCTTGCCCGGCATTACCGTAACACTGGTTGAGATCGACGATACCGTCCTGGCGCTGGCCGAACGTGCGCTGTCCGATCCCGATAACGCGCGTTTTTCCGATCGTGTCCGCCTGCTTTCTGCCGACATAACCGCCAAGGGCAGCGTTCGCCACGCCTCCGGTCTTGTGCCCGCCATGGCTGATCACGCCATCATGAACCCGCCTTACTACGAAGCTGAAAAATTTCGCGCCTCGCCCAATGCGGCTCGGGCGGATGCGCACATGCTCGATGAAAGGGGTCTCGAACCCTGGGCGAAAACGGCAGCCGACATCGTGCGCGACGGCGGCAGCCTGACAGTCATCTTCCGTGCCGACGGTCTGCAGGAACTCCTGACGGTTCTGAAGGGGCGTTTCGGCGCAACCGATGTGATCCCGCTTCGACCGCGTCCAGATGCCCCCGCGACGCGCGTACTCGTGCGCTCTGTTCGCGCAAGCAGGGCGCCGCTCAGGCTTCTGCCGGGCTTTGTCCTGCACGAAGGCAGCGGCTCTGATTTCACCAGCCAGTCCCGCGCCGTCATGCGCGACGGGCTTGGACTGGGCCTGACGGCACGTTGA
- a CDS encoding polyprenyl synthetase family protein gives MADVNELILSKAGSNVELIPEIAKHLISSGGKRLRPMLTLAFADMFGYQGSGHVVLAASVEFMHTATLLHDDVVDESDMRRGKLAARKLWGNQASVLVGDYLLGQAFKMMVDVGSLEALSILSSASAIIAEGEVLQLGAAKNMGTTEADYLRVIEAKTAALFAAAAEVGPVIADQSDATKLAARTYGLELGYAFQLVDDALDYGGSSADLGKDVGDDFREGKITLPVVLAVARGTDEDRLFWKRCLEGEGVEDGDLEQAIELLKKYDALSETVSRARDYGDKALKALESLPQGSYNDALGDTVAFCISRVS, from the coding sequence ATGGCGGACGTGAACGAACTGATCCTGTCCAAGGCCGGCTCCAATGTGGAATTGATCCCGGAGATTGCCAAGCACCTGATCTCGTCCGGCGGCAAGCGTCTGCGGCCCATGCTGACGCTCGCATTCGCGGACATGTTCGGCTACCAGGGCAGCGGTCACGTCGTTTTGGCCGCGAGTGTCGAGTTCATGCATACGGCAACGCTTCTGCATGATGATGTCGTTGACGAGAGCGACATGCGCCGGGGCAAGCTGGCGGCCCGGAAACTCTGGGGCAATCAGGCAAGCGTTCTGGTCGGTGACTATCTTCTGGGCCAAGCCTTCAAGATGATGGTCGACGTCGGTTCGCTCGAAGCGCTCAGTATCCTTTCATCGGCTTCCGCCATCATTGCCGAGGGGGAGGTGCTGCAACTGGGTGCGGCAAAGAATATGGGTACCACGGAAGCGGATTACCTGCGTGTCATTGAGGCCAAGACGGCTGCGCTTTTTGCTGCAGCGGCGGAGGTAGGTCCGGTGATCGCGGATCAGAGCGACGCCACCAAACTGGCTGCCCGGACCTACGGACTGGAACTCGGCTACGCTTTCCAGCTGGTTGACGACGCCCTCGACTACGGCGGCTCGTCGGCAGATCTCGGCAAGGACGTCGGCGACGACTTCCGCGAAGGCAAGATCACGTTGCCCGTGGTTCTGGCCGTGGCGCGCGGAACCGATGAAGACAGACTGTTCTGGAAACGCTGCCTCGAGGGCGAGGGTGTCGAAGACGGCGATCTGGAGCAGGCAATCGAGCTTCTGAAAAAATACGATGCCCTTTCAGAGACCGTCAGCCGGGCACGTGACTATGGCGACAAGGCCCTGAAAGCACTCGAGTCCCTGCCGCAAGGATCTTACAACGATGCGTTGGGCGATACCGTGGCATTCTGTATTTCGCGGGTCAGCTGA
- a CDS encoding 4-(cytidine 5'-diphospho)-2-C-methyl-D-erythritol kinase: MTALRSAAPAAELARAKVNLALHITGQRTDGYHLLESLVVFPQIGDRLSVETSETLELVIEGPFAHDLKGPAGENLVVKAICLFADAAGLDPLTLKVTLSKRLPVASGIGGGSSDAATALRLLEHHTGTYLDDDRLHGIALKLGADVPVCLTSQPQIMRGIGEDVSPAPQLPQCGMVLINPRIEVSTPGVFKTLKKRSNPGLPKFPERLDALPELVDLLRRCRNDLQQPAVDLCPQIGDVVEALETEEGVVLARMSGSGATVFGLCEAGREMELERSLRARRPDWWVASGRLA; encoded by the coding sequence ATGACCGCGTTGAGAAGTGCCGCACCGGCGGCCGAACTGGCGCGCGCCAAGGTCAATCTGGCGCTGCACATCACCGGACAACGGACGGACGGCTACCATCTGCTTGAATCGCTGGTCGTATTTCCGCAGATTGGCGATCGGCTGTCCGTAGAAACCTCCGAAACGCTTGAACTTGTCATCGAGGGCCCGTTTGCCCACGATCTGAAGGGCCCTGCCGGGGAAAACCTCGTCGTCAAGGCGATCTGTCTTTTCGCAGATGCCGCCGGCCTCGACCCGCTGACACTCAAAGTGACGCTCAGCAAACGGCTTCCGGTGGCGTCCGGCATTGGCGGCGGTTCCAGCGATGCGGCAACAGCGCTCAGGCTGCTGGAACACCATACGGGGACCTATCTCGACGATGATCGCCTGCACGGGATTGCGTTGAAACTGGGGGCGGACGTACCTGTTTGTCTCACATCGCAGCCCCAGATCATGCGCGGCATTGGCGAAGACGTTTCGCCCGCCCCGCAACTGCCCCAATGCGGAATGGTGCTGATCAATCCAAGGATAGAGGTTTCAACACCAGGCGTATTCAAAACATTGAAAAAAAGAAGCAATCCCGGTCTACCCAAATTCCCGGAGCGCCTCGACGCGCTTCCGGAACTCGTTGACCTGCTCAGGCGATGCCGAAACGATCTGCAGCAACCCGCGGTCGATCTTTGCCCTCAAATCGGAGATGTTGTCGAGGCTCTTGAGACCGAAGAAGGCGTCGTTCTTGCGCGAATGTCGGGTTCAGGTGCCACCGTGTTCGGTCTGTGCGAAGCTGGCCGGGAAATGGAACTGGAGCGTTCACTCCGCGCGCGTCGTCCCGATTGGTGGGTAGCTTCGGGACGATTGGCCTGA
- a CDS encoding tetratricopeptide repeat protein, protein MTDLAGAVSRIHRKNSRLKVLALASTMAFAPFCAAADTDSKAQVFGTPSNLPLTLSGSYLSGRLAGFQKDYGHAAAFYEETLAADPTNTMLLERTFLLKLANGNVDEAVHYAGELENAGLQNFLAQLALGGQQIIDGNYDEADQSLANGRNGPLAQLSIGISRAWSLYGNGKIDEAIELIDNLRGPDWFEVFKATHKAHLQFAAGRNQDALETIEGAYALDQAAIRVVDAYARILAANGRQQEAIAALDQYDQQFRGHPKIAQTRAFLESGDVVPPMVSDPAQGMAEILYGLGAVIGRDGGEELSTSYLQLALHMDPTAEFAAIALGSVFERMEQPARAIDAFMRVPDDSVLKREAEIQVGLNFNALEKVDEARSHLEVLIEKDPADLEAVVALGNILRSHEIYDEAETIYSQGIDTISELEAQHWLLMYFRGITRERLGKWDMAEADFRKALELNENQPLVLNYLGYSLVDQGLKLDEALEMIKTAVELRPTDGYIVDSLGWVYFRLGRYEEAVKELERAIELRPADPVINDHLGDAYWMVGRRNEARFQWNHARDLGPTEKDLPKILDKIANGLQEPTVTDAAKAKSDNNGG, encoded by the coding sequence ATGACTGATTTGGCCGGCGCCGTTTCCCGGATTCACCGCAAGAATTCGCGTCTAAAGGTTCTTGCGCTGGCGAGCACGATGGCATTCGCGCCTTTTTGCGCCGCGGCGGACACGGACTCCAAGGCGCAGGTCTTTGGCACACCCTCGAACTTGCCGCTGACCCTGTCCGGAAGTTATCTGTCCGGCCGCCTCGCCGGTTTTCAGAAAGACTATGGTCATGCTGCGGCGTTCTATGAAGAAACACTCGCAGCCGACCCGACCAATACAATGCTTCTGGAGCGGACGTTCCTGCTGAAGCTGGCCAATGGCAACGTTGACGAGGCCGTCCACTACGCCGGGGAGCTTGAAAACGCCGGCTTGCAGAACTTCCTGGCCCAGCTCGCGCTCGGCGGACAGCAGATCATCGACGGAAACTATGACGAGGCCGATCAGTCGCTCGCCAATGGACGAAACGGTCCCCTCGCCCAGCTGTCCATCGGAATCTCCCGCGCCTGGTCGCTCTACGGCAACGGCAAGATCGACGAGGCCATCGAATTGATCGACAACCTGCGCGGTCCGGACTGGTTCGAAGTCTTCAAGGCGACGCACAAGGCTCACTTGCAATTCGCCGCCGGCAGGAACCAGGATGCACTGGAAACGATCGAAGGTGCCTATGCACTCGATCAGGCCGCAATCCGGGTTGTCGATGCCTATGCGCGCATACTCGCTGCAAACGGCCGGCAGCAGGAGGCCATAGCGGCGCTCGATCAATACGACCAGCAGTTCCGCGGCCACCCCAAGATCGCACAGACCAGGGCGTTCCTGGAAAGCGGTGATGTCGTCCCGCCGATGGTCTCGGACCCGGCACAGGGCATGGCTGAGATCCTTTATGGTCTGGGTGCCGTCATCGGCCGCGACGGCGGCGAGGAATTGTCAACCTCCTACCTGCAGCTTGCGCTGCACATGGACCCGACAGCCGAGTTTGCCGCGATTGCGCTCGGGAGCGTCTTTGAACGCATGGAGCAGCCTGCGCGCGCAATCGACGCCTTCATGCGCGTTCCCGACGACAGTGTTCTGAAGCGCGAAGCAGAGATCCAGGTCGGGCTGAATTTCAATGCGCTTGAGAAGGTCGACGAGGCCCGCAGCCACCTGGAAGTGTTGATAGAAAAGGATCCCGCAGACCTGGAAGCCGTGGTCGCGCTCGGGAACATTCTTCGCTCGCATGAGATCTACGACGAAGCCGAAACCATCTATTCCCAGGGGATCGACACGATTTCCGAGCTGGAAGCCCAGCACTGGCTGCTGATGTACTTCCGCGGTATCACCCGTGAACGTCTCGGCAAATGGGACATGGCTGAAGCCGATTTCCGCAAGGCGCTTGAGCTCAACGAGAACCAGCCCCTTGTCCTCAACTACCTCGGGTATTCGCTTGTCGACCAGGGCCTCAAGCTCGATGAGGCACTTGAGATGATCAAGACGGCGGTGGAGTTGCGCCCCACCGACGGCTACATCGTCGACAGTCTCGGCTGGGTCTATTTCCGGCTTGGACGGTACGAGGAAGCGGTCAAGGAACTCGAAAGGGCAATTGAACTGCGCCCGGCCGATCCTGTCATCAATGACCATCTCGGCGATGCCTACTGGATGGTCGGCCGCCGCAACGAAGCGCGCTTCCAGTGGAACCATGCGCGGGATCTCGGCCCGACCGAAAAGGACCTGCCGAAGATTCTCGACAAGATCGCCAATGGTTTGCAGGAACCCACCGTGACGGACGCCGCCAAGGCAAAGAGCGACAACAACGGCGGGTAA